From one Meles meles chromosome 18, mMelMel3.1 paternal haplotype, whole genome shotgun sequence genomic stretch:
- the ACOX1 gene encoding peroxisomal acyl-coenzyme A oxidase 1 isoform X3, with amino-acid sequence MAAFIQRTPDNWHLRPDGNGPRFVHRGRPEPLDLHLGMFLPTLLHQATTEQQERFFIPAWNLEIIGTYAQTEMGHGTHLRGLETTATYDPETQEFILNSPTVTSIKWWPGGLGKTSNHAIVLAQLITKGKCYGLHAFIVPIREIGTHKPLPGITVGDIGPKFGFDEMDNGYLKMDNYRIPRENMLMKYAQVKPDGTYVKPVSNKLTYGTMVFVRSFLVGEAARSLSKACTIAIRYSAVRHQSEIKPGEPEPQILDFQTQQYKLFPLLATAYAFQFVGAYMKETYHRINEGIGQGDLSELPELHALAAGLKAFTSWTTNAAIEACRMACGGHGYSHCSGLPNIYVTFTPTCTFEGENTVMMLQTARFLMKSYDQVHSGKLVGGMVSYLNDLPTQRIQPRQVAVWPTVVDIDSPDSLTEAYKLRAARLVEIAAKNLQNEVIRRESKEVAWNLTSVDLVRASEAHCHYVAVKLFSEKLLKIQDKSVHAVLRNLCLLYCLYGISQKAGDFLQGSIMTESQITQVNQRIKELLMAVRPDAVALVDAFDFQDVTLGSVLGRYDGNVYENLFEWAKKSPLNKSEVHESYYKYLKPLQSKL; translated from the exons ATGGCTGCTTTCATCCAAAGGACTCCAGATAATTGGCACCTACGCCCAGACGGAAATGGGCCACG TTTTGTGCACCGAGGGCGGCCTGAGCCTCTGGATCTCCACTTGGGCATGTTCTTGCCCACTTTACTCCACCAGGCGACCACGGAGCAGCAGGAGCGCTTCTTCATTCCCGCCTGGAACTTGGAGATCATTGGCACTTATGCCCAGACAGAGATGGGCCATG GAACTCATCTCCGAGGCTTGGAAACCACAGCCACTTACGACCCTGAAACTCAGGAGTTCATTCTCAACAGCCCTACTGTGACCTCCATCAAGTGGTGGCCTGGTGGAC TTGGAAAGACTTCAAATCATGCAATAGTTCTTGCCCAACTCATCACTAAGGGGAAGTGCTACGGCTTACACGCCTTCATCGTACCTATCCGTGAAATTGGGACGCATAAGCCTTTGCCAG GTATTACCGTGGGAGACATCGGGCCCAAATTTGGCTTTGATGAGATGGACAACGGCTACCTGAAGATGGACAATTACCGTATTCCCAGAGAAAACATGCTGATGAAATACGCCCAG GTGAAGCCTGATGGCACGTACGTGAAGCCTGTGAGTAACAAGCTGACCTACGGGACCATGGTGTTTGTGAGGTCGTTCCTCGTCGGAGAAGCAGCTCGGTCCCTGTCCAAGGCCTGCACCATTGCTATCCGGTATAGCGCTGTGAGGCACCAGTCTGAAATCAAGCCAGG TGAACCAGAACCACAGATTTTGGATTTTCAGACCCAGCAGTATAAACTCTTCCCACTCCTGGCCACGGCCTATGCCTTCCAGTTTGTGGGCGCATACATGAAGGAGACCTACCATCGGATTAATGAGGGTATTGGCCAAGGGGATCTGAGTGAACTGCCCGAG CTCCACGCCCTCGCTGCTGGCCTGAAGGCCTTCACCTCCTGGACAACGAATGCCGCTATCGAAGCCTGTCGGATGGCGTGCGGCGGGCACGGCTACTCTCACTGCAGCGGCCTCCCAAATATCTACGTCACTTTTACCCCAACCTGCACCTTTGAGGGCGAGAACACCGTCATGATGCTGCAGACGGCGAG GTTCCTGATGAAAAGTTACGACCAGGTGCACTCAGGGAAGCTGGTGGGCGGCATGGTGTCCTACCTGAATGACTTGCCCACTCAGCGCATCCAGCCGCGGCAGGTGGCGGTGTGGCCGACTGTGGTGGACATCGACAGCCCTGACAGCCTGACGGAAGCGTACAAGCTTCGTGCAGCCAG ATTGGTAGAAATTGCTGCAAAAAACCTTCAGAATGAAGTGATTCGGAGAGAAAGCAAGGAGGTAGCATGGAACCTCACCTCCGTGGACCTCGTGCGAGCCAGCGAG GCACATTGCCACTATGTGGCAGTTAAGCTCTTCTCAGAAAAACTCCTCAAAATTCAAGATAAATCTGTCCACGCTGTCTTAAGGAATTTATGTCTCTTGTATTGTCTCTATGGAATCAGTCAGAAGGCAGGGGATTTTCTTCAG GGAAGCATCATGACAGAGTCTCAAATTACCCAAGTAAATCAGCGCATAAAGGAGTTGCTGATGGCAGTTCGCCCAGACGCTGTCGCCCTGGTGGATGCGTTTGATTTTCAGGACGTGACGCTCGGCTCTGTGCTTGGCCGCTACGATGGGAACGTGTATGAAAATTTGTTTGAGTGGGCCAAGAAATCCCCACTGAACAAATCAGAG GTCCATGAGTCTTACTACAAGTACCTGAAGCCACTGCAGTCCAAGCTCTGA
- the ACOX1 gene encoding peroxisomal acyl-coenzyme A oxidase 1 isoform X1, translated as MNQDLRREREAASFNPELLTHVLDGSPENTRRRREIENLILNDPDFQHENLNFLSRSQRYEVAVRKSANMVKKMREYGIADPEEIMWFKNFVHRGRPEPLDLHLGMFLPTLLHQATTEQQERFFIPAWNLEIIGTYAQTEMGHGTHLRGLETTATYDPETQEFILNSPTVTSIKWWPGGLGKTSNHAIVLAQLITKGKCYGLHAFIVPIREIGTHKPLPGITVGDIGPKFGFDEMDNGYLKMDNYRIPRENMLMKYAQVKPDGTYVKPVSNKLTYGTMVFVRSFLVGEAARSLSKACTIAIRYSAVRHQSEIKPGEPEPQILDFQTQQYKLFPLLATAYAFQFVGAYMKETYHRINEGIGQGDLSELPELHALAAGLKAFTSWTTNAAIEACRMACGGHGYSHCSGLPNIYVTFTPTCTFEGENTVMMLQTARFLMKSYDQVHSGKLVGGMVSYLNDLPTQRIQPRQVAVWPTVVDIDSPDSLTEAYKLRAARLVEIAAKNLQNEVIRRESKEVAWNLTSVDLVRASEAHCHYVAVKLFSEKLLKIQDKSVHAVLRNLCLLYCLYGISQKAGDFLQGSIMTESQITQVNQRIKELLMAVRPDAVALVDAFDFQDVTLGSVLGRYDGNVYENLFEWAKKSPLNKSEVHESYYKYLKPLQSKL; from the exons ATGAACCAAGATCTTCGCAGGGAGCGGGAAGCCGCCAGCTTCAACCCGGAGCTGCTCACGCACGTCCTGGACGGCAGCCCCGAGAACACCCGGCGCCGCCGAGAGATCG AGAACCTGATACTGAATGACCCGGACTTCCAGCACGAGAACTTGAATTTCCTCTCCCGCAGCCAGCGCTACGAGGTGGCCGTTAGGAAGAGTGCCAACATGGTGAAGAAGATGCGGGAGTATGGCATCGCGGACCCCGAGGAGATCATGTGGTTTAAAAA TTTTGTGCACCGAGGGCGGCCTGAGCCTCTGGATCTCCACTTGGGCATGTTCTTGCCCACTTTACTCCACCAGGCGACCACGGAGCAGCAGGAGCGCTTCTTCATTCCCGCCTGGAACTTGGAGATCATTGGCACTTATGCCCAGACAGAGATGGGCCATG GAACTCATCTCCGAGGCTTGGAAACCACAGCCACTTACGACCCTGAAACTCAGGAGTTCATTCTCAACAGCCCTACTGTGACCTCCATCAAGTGGTGGCCTGGTGGAC TTGGAAAGACTTCAAATCATGCAATAGTTCTTGCCCAACTCATCACTAAGGGGAAGTGCTACGGCTTACACGCCTTCATCGTACCTATCCGTGAAATTGGGACGCATAAGCCTTTGCCAG GTATTACCGTGGGAGACATCGGGCCCAAATTTGGCTTTGATGAGATGGACAACGGCTACCTGAAGATGGACAATTACCGTATTCCCAGAGAAAACATGCTGATGAAATACGCCCAG GTGAAGCCTGATGGCACGTACGTGAAGCCTGTGAGTAACAAGCTGACCTACGGGACCATGGTGTTTGTGAGGTCGTTCCTCGTCGGAGAAGCAGCTCGGTCCCTGTCCAAGGCCTGCACCATTGCTATCCGGTATAGCGCTGTGAGGCACCAGTCTGAAATCAAGCCAGG TGAACCAGAACCACAGATTTTGGATTTTCAGACCCAGCAGTATAAACTCTTCCCACTCCTGGCCACGGCCTATGCCTTCCAGTTTGTGGGCGCATACATGAAGGAGACCTACCATCGGATTAATGAGGGTATTGGCCAAGGGGATCTGAGTGAACTGCCCGAG CTCCACGCCCTCGCTGCTGGCCTGAAGGCCTTCACCTCCTGGACAACGAATGCCGCTATCGAAGCCTGTCGGATGGCGTGCGGCGGGCACGGCTACTCTCACTGCAGCGGCCTCCCAAATATCTACGTCACTTTTACCCCAACCTGCACCTTTGAGGGCGAGAACACCGTCATGATGCTGCAGACGGCGAG GTTCCTGATGAAAAGTTACGACCAGGTGCACTCAGGGAAGCTGGTGGGCGGCATGGTGTCCTACCTGAATGACTTGCCCACTCAGCGCATCCAGCCGCGGCAGGTGGCGGTGTGGCCGACTGTGGTGGACATCGACAGCCCTGACAGCCTGACGGAAGCGTACAAGCTTCGTGCAGCCAG ATTGGTAGAAATTGCTGCAAAAAACCTTCAGAATGAAGTGATTCGGAGAGAAAGCAAGGAGGTAGCATGGAACCTCACCTCCGTGGACCTCGTGCGAGCCAGCGAG GCACATTGCCACTATGTGGCAGTTAAGCTCTTCTCAGAAAAACTCCTCAAAATTCAAGATAAATCTGTCCACGCTGTCTTAAGGAATTTATGTCTCTTGTATTGTCTCTATGGAATCAGTCAGAAGGCAGGGGATTTTCTTCAG GGAAGCATCATGACAGAGTCTCAAATTACCCAAGTAAATCAGCGCATAAAGGAGTTGCTGATGGCAGTTCGCCCAGACGCTGTCGCCCTGGTGGATGCGTTTGATTTTCAGGACGTGACGCTCGGCTCTGTGCTTGGCCGCTACGATGGGAACGTGTATGAAAATTTGTTTGAGTGGGCCAAGAAATCCCCACTGAACAAATCAGAG GTCCATGAGTCTTACTACAAGTACCTGAAGCCACTGCAGTCCAAGCTCTGA
- the ACOX1 gene encoding peroxisomal acyl-coenzyme A oxidase 1 isoform X2, translating to MNQDLRREREAASFNPELLTHVLDGSPENTRRRREIENLILNDPDFQHENLNFLSRSQRYEVAVRKSANMVKKMREYGIADPEEIMWFKKIHLVNFVEPVGLNFSMFIPTLLNQGTTAQQEKWLLSSKGLQIIGTYAQTEMGHGTHLRGLETTATYDPETQEFILNSPTVTSIKWWPGGLGKTSNHAIVLAQLITKGKCYGLHAFIVPIREIGTHKPLPGITVGDIGPKFGFDEMDNGYLKMDNYRIPRENMLMKYAQVKPDGTYVKPVSNKLTYGTMVFVRSFLVGEAARSLSKACTIAIRYSAVRHQSEIKPGEPEPQILDFQTQQYKLFPLLATAYAFQFVGAYMKETYHRINEGIGQGDLSELPELHALAAGLKAFTSWTTNAAIEACRMACGGHGYSHCSGLPNIYVTFTPTCTFEGENTVMMLQTARFLMKSYDQVHSGKLVGGMVSYLNDLPTQRIQPRQVAVWPTVVDIDSPDSLTEAYKLRAARLVEIAAKNLQNEVIRRESKEVAWNLTSVDLVRASEAHCHYVAVKLFSEKLLKIQDKSVHAVLRNLCLLYCLYGISQKAGDFLQGSIMTESQITQVNQRIKELLMAVRPDAVALVDAFDFQDVTLGSVLGRYDGNVYENLFEWAKKSPLNKSEVHESYYKYLKPLQSKL from the exons ATGAACCAAGATCTTCGCAGGGAGCGGGAAGCCGCCAGCTTCAACCCGGAGCTGCTCACGCACGTCCTGGACGGCAGCCCCGAGAACACCCGGCGCCGCCGAGAGATCG AGAACCTGATACTGAATGACCCGGACTTCCAGCACGAGAACTTGAATTTCCTCTCCCGCAGCCAGCGCTACGAGGTGGCCGTTAGGAAGAGTGCCAACATGGTGAAGAAGATGCGGGAGTATGGCATCGCGGACCCCGAGGAGATCATGTGGTTTAAAAA AATACATTTGGTCAATTTTGTGGAACCTGTGGGCCTCAATTTCTCCATGTTTATTCCTACCTTGCTGAATCAGGGCACCACTGCTCAGCAGGAGAAATGGCTGCTTTCATCCAAAGGACTCCAGATAATTGGCACCTACGCCCAGACGGAAATGGGCCACG GAACTCATCTCCGAGGCTTGGAAACCACAGCCACTTACGACCCTGAAACTCAGGAGTTCATTCTCAACAGCCCTACTGTGACCTCCATCAAGTGGTGGCCTGGTGGAC TTGGAAAGACTTCAAATCATGCAATAGTTCTTGCCCAACTCATCACTAAGGGGAAGTGCTACGGCTTACACGCCTTCATCGTACCTATCCGTGAAATTGGGACGCATAAGCCTTTGCCAG GTATTACCGTGGGAGACATCGGGCCCAAATTTGGCTTTGATGAGATGGACAACGGCTACCTGAAGATGGACAATTACCGTATTCCCAGAGAAAACATGCTGATGAAATACGCCCAG GTGAAGCCTGATGGCACGTACGTGAAGCCTGTGAGTAACAAGCTGACCTACGGGACCATGGTGTTTGTGAGGTCGTTCCTCGTCGGAGAAGCAGCTCGGTCCCTGTCCAAGGCCTGCACCATTGCTATCCGGTATAGCGCTGTGAGGCACCAGTCTGAAATCAAGCCAGG TGAACCAGAACCACAGATTTTGGATTTTCAGACCCAGCAGTATAAACTCTTCCCACTCCTGGCCACGGCCTATGCCTTCCAGTTTGTGGGCGCATACATGAAGGAGACCTACCATCGGATTAATGAGGGTATTGGCCAAGGGGATCTGAGTGAACTGCCCGAG CTCCACGCCCTCGCTGCTGGCCTGAAGGCCTTCACCTCCTGGACAACGAATGCCGCTATCGAAGCCTGTCGGATGGCGTGCGGCGGGCACGGCTACTCTCACTGCAGCGGCCTCCCAAATATCTACGTCACTTTTACCCCAACCTGCACCTTTGAGGGCGAGAACACCGTCATGATGCTGCAGACGGCGAG GTTCCTGATGAAAAGTTACGACCAGGTGCACTCAGGGAAGCTGGTGGGCGGCATGGTGTCCTACCTGAATGACTTGCCCACTCAGCGCATCCAGCCGCGGCAGGTGGCGGTGTGGCCGACTGTGGTGGACATCGACAGCCCTGACAGCCTGACGGAAGCGTACAAGCTTCGTGCAGCCAG ATTGGTAGAAATTGCTGCAAAAAACCTTCAGAATGAAGTGATTCGGAGAGAAAGCAAGGAGGTAGCATGGAACCTCACCTCCGTGGACCTCGTGCGAGCCAGCGAG GCACATTGCCACTATGTGGCAGTTAAGCTCTTCTCAGAAAAACTCCTCAAAATTCAAGATAAATCTGTCCACGCTGTCTTAAGGAATTTATGTCTCTTGTATTGTCTCTATGGAATCAGTCAGAAGGCAGGGGATTTTCTTCAG GGAAGCATCATGACAGAGTCTCAAATTACCCAAGTAAATCAGCGCATAAAGGAGTTGCTGATGGCAGTTCGCCCAGACGCTGTCGCCCTGGTGGATGCGTTTGATTTTCAGGACGTGACGCTCGGCTCTGTGCTTGGCCGCTACGATGGGAACGTGTATGAAAATTTGTTTGAGTGGGCCAAGAAATCCCCACTGAACAAATCAGAG GTCCATGAGTCTTACTACAAGTACCTGAAGCCACTGCAGTCCAAGCTCTGA